The following coding sequences are from one Streptomyces angustmyceticus window:
- a CDS encoding APC family permease codes for MSMVSQPDGRPEEPPDTAGGGVTTRPYGSATAPIPASASPAAPAADDRHRLTTLQGLAALSLDAMASVAYGPESIVLVLAAAGAHGLGFTLPVTLAIAALLAVLVASYRQVIAAYPHGGGSYAVAKAHLGRRAALVAAASLLLDYVLNVAVSVTAGVAALTSAFPALYDDRTAICLAVLLLITGINLRGIVDSAKAFLLPTAVFVTAVLTMIVAGLVRDAPASTVTADGHPSALAPNATAVGALLLLKAFASGCSALTGVEAVANAVPSFRAPAARRAQRTEVALGALLGVMLIGLSVLIGRFHLQPVEGVTVLAQLADASLGHNAAFYVVQFATMVLLALAANTSFGGLPVLMGLLARDHYLPHVFGLKADRQVHRHGVLALAAVAAALLAVSGGDVNTLVPLFAIGVFVGFTLCQIGMVRHWRLGRSPGWRGKALLNGFGALLTGVCALVVTATKFTEGAWLLVIALPLLVLAFEAVHRAYARIGERLGLGRIPEAPHRAPSLVVVPVSHLSRLTCEALNAAVSLGDEVVAVTVTHDAPEDRPAAEALRRDWELWNPGVELLELPSATRSLGRPIAACVTGLTARRPATRITVLIPEAEPAHRWQRLLQNRRGAVVARAVRRDTDAVICRLRFRLEQGGRS; via the coding sequence ATGTCGATGGTTTCCCAGCCCGACGGCCGGCCCGAGGAACCCCCGGATACCGCCGGCGGCGGCGTCACCACCCGGCCGTACGGCTCCGCAACCGCCCCCATCCCCGCATCCGCCTCCCCTGCCGCCCCCGCCGCCGACGACCGCCACCGCCTCACCACCCTCCAGGGCCTGGCCGCCCTCTCCCTCGACGCCATGGCGTCCGTCGCCTACGGCCCCGAGTCGATCGTGCTGGTCCTGGCCGCGGCGGGCGCCCACGGCCTCGGCTTCACCCTCCCCGTCACGCTCGCCATCGCCGCGCTGCTGGCCGTCCTGGTCGCCTCGTACCGCCAGGTGATCGCCGCCTATCCCCACGGCGGCGGCTCGTACGCGGTGGCCAAGGCGCATCTCGGCCGCCGGGCAGCCCTGGTGGCCGCCGCCTCCCTCCTCCTGGACTACGTCCTCAATGTCGCGGTCTCCGTGACGGCCGGAGTGGCGGCCCTGACCTCGGCGTTCCCCGCGCTCTACGACGACCGGACGGCGATCTGCCTGGCGGTGCTGCTGCTGATCACCGGCATCAACCTGCGCGGCATCGTCGACTCGGCGAAGGCGTTCCTCCTCCCCACCGCCGTCTTCGTCACGGCCGTCCTGACGATGATCGTCGCCGGCCTCGTCCGCGACGCCCCCGCCTCCACCGTCACCGCCGACGGGCACCCCTCCGCCCTCGCCCCGAACGCCACCGCCGTCGGCGCGCTGCTCCTGCTCAAGGCGTTCGCGTCCGGCTGCTCGGCGCTGACGGGTGTCGAGGCGGTGGCCAACGCGGTGCCGTCCTTCCGCGCGCCGGCGGCCAGGCGCGCCCAGCGCACCGAGGTCGCGCTCGGCGCCCTGCTCGGCGTGATGCTGATCGGCCTGTCCGTACTGATCGGGCGCTTCCACCTCCAGCCGGTCGAGGGCGTCACCGTCCTCGCCCAGCTCGCGGACGCCTCCCTCGGCCACAACGCGGCCTTCTACGTGGTCCAGTTCGCCACCATGGTCCTCCTGGCACTCGCCGCGAACACCTCCTTCGGTGGGCTGCCCGTCCTGATGGGCCTGCTCGCCCGGGACCACTACCTGCCGCACGTCTTCGGCCTCAAGGCGGACCGTCAGGTCCACCGCCACGGCGTGCTGGCCCTCGCCGCCGTCGCCGCGGCCCTGCTGGCCGTCTCCGGCGGCGACGTGAACACGCTCGTCCCGCTGTTCGCCATCGGAGTCTTCGTCGGCTTCACGCTCTGCCAGATCGGCATGGTCCGGCACTGGCGCCTCGGCCGGTCCCCGGGGTGGCGCGGCAAGGCCCTGCTGAACGGTTTCGGCGCGCTGCTCACCGGCGTCTGCGCACTCGTCGTCACCGCCACCAAATTCACCGAGGGCGCCTGGCTCCTCGTCATCGCCCTGCCGCTGCTGGTCCTCGCCTTCGAAGCCGTGCACCGCGCCTACGCCCGTATCGGCGAGCGCCTCGGCCTGGGCCGCATCCCCGAAGCCCCGCACCGCGCCCCCTCCCTCGTCGTCGTCCCCGTCTCCCATCTGTCCCGGCTGACCTGCGAGGCCCTCAACGCGGCGGTGTCGCTGGGCGACGAGGTGGTGGCCGTGACCGTCACCCACGACGCACCCGAGGACCGCCCGGCGGCCGAGGCGCTGCGCCGCGACTGGGAACTGTGGAACCCCGGCGTGGAACTCCTCGAACTGCCCTCCGCCACCCGCTCCCTCGGCCGCCCCATCGCCGCCTGCGTCACCGGCCTGACGGCCCGCCGCCCCGCCACCCGCATCACCGTCCTGATCCCGGAGGCCGAACCCGCCCACCGCTGGCAGCGCCTGCTGCAGAACCGGCGCGGCGCGGTCGTCGCCCGCGCGGTACGCCGGGACACGGACGCCGTCATCTGCCGGCTGCGGTTCCGGCTGGAGCAGGGGGGACGGTCGTGA
- a CDS encoding oxidoreductase: protein MTRWNTSHIPDQTGRSVVITGANSGIGYATARELARHGARVLLACRNRTRGMAALDRLRSEVPTAEAEFRALDLADLSSVRDFAAALDDFDGERLDLLINNAGVMALPYRTTADGFEMQFGTNHLGHFALTGLLLPKLLATPGARVVTVSSMLHVLADLDYDDLNSERSYRRWVAYGRSKSANLLFTHELARRLAAAGSQVVAAAAHPGYAATNLATAGVRMEGRTSAERMVDLANRALAQSPEGGALGTLCAATAPHMRPDSFLGPRSGLRGAPLQSFRAPWTRKAASGERLWAASEELTGVHYDFSRPPTAL from the coding sequence GTGACCCGGTGGAACACCAGCCACATCCCCGACCAGACCGGCCGCTCGGTGGTCATCACGGGTGCCAACAGCGGAATCGGCTACGCCACGGCACGTGAACTGGCCCGCCACGGCGCCCGCGTACTGCTGGCCTGCCGCAACCGGACCCGGGGCATGGCGGCCCTGGACCGACTGCGGTCCGAAGTCCCCACCGCCGAGGCCGAGTTCAGGGCCCTCGACCTGGCCGACCTGTCCTCCGTACGCGACTTCGCCGCCGCCCTCGACGACTTCGACGGCGAGCGCCTCGACCTGCTCATCAACAACGCGGGCGTGATGGCGCTGCCGTACCGGACCACCGCCGACGGCTTCGAGATGCAGTTCGGCACCAACCATCTCGGGCACTTCGCGCTGACCGGGCTGCTGCTGCCCAAGCTCCTGGCCACCCCCGGCGCCCGGGTGGTCACCGTCTCCAGCATGCTGCACGTCCTGGCCGACCTCGACTACGACGACCTCAACAGCGAGCGCTCCTACCGCCGCTGGGTCGCCTACGGCCGCTCCAAGAGCGCCAACCTCCTCTTCACCCACGAGCTGGCCCGGCGGCTGGCCGCGGCCGGCTCCCAGGTCGTCGCGGCCGCCGCGCACCCCGGGTACGCCGCCACCAACCTGGCGACGGCGGGCGTCCGGATGGAGGGCCGCACCTCCGCCGAGCGCATGGTCGACCTGGCCAACCGCGCGCTCGCCCAGTCCCCCGAGGGCGGCGCCCTGGGCACCCTCTGCGCGGCCACCGCCCCGCACATGCGGCCGGACTCCTTCCTCGGCCCGCGCAGCGGACTGCGCGGCGCGCCCCTCCAGTCCTTCCGCGCCCCCTGGACCAGGAAGGCCGCGAGCGGCGAACGCCTGTGGGCCGCCTCGGAGGAGCTCACCGGCGTCCACTACGACTTCTCCCGGCCGCCGACGGCACTCTGA
- a CDS encoding ArsR/SmtB family transcription factor, translated as MAEVLSALADPTRRRILDALAAHGEATATVLATELPVSRQAIVKHLGVLDRAGLVAGHREGREARYRVIPERLGVTARWMDRVAAAWDTRLSAIKRLAEEE; from the coding sequence GTGGCGGAGGTGCTGTCCGCGCTGGCCGACCCGACCCGCCGCCGGATACTCGACGCCCTCGCCGCACACGGCGAGGCGACCGCCACGGTCCTGGCCACCGAACTGCCGGTCAGCCGCCAGGCCATCGTCAAACACCTCGGGGTCCTGGACCGGGCCGGCCTGGTCGCCGGCCACCGGGAAGGCAGGGAAGCGCGCTACCGGGTCATACCGGAGCGGCTGGGGGTCACCGCCCGCTGGATGGACCGGGTGGCCGCCGCCTGGGACACCCGCCTCTCGGCGATCAAGCGCCTCGCCGAGGAAGAGTGA
- a CDS encoding SRPBCC family protein: protein MSTDSNQDKDGGAGTSAASGSGSGSTDDRIEREISIAAPVERVWAVLTEPEHVGSWFGQGEPAPVDLRPGGIMELDHGEYGQFLTKIVKVDPPHHFSYRWASAHPGEVAVEGNSTLVEFTLTEEGDGTHLRVVESGFAGLRIPEDRKKTAGYESHAAGWSGQVENIRRYAEQLAT from the coding sequence ATGAGCACCGACAGCAATCAGGACAAGGACGGCGGCGCGGGGACGAGCGCGGCCTCGGGCTCGGGCTCGGGCAGCACCGATGACCGCATCGAGCGGGAGATCAGCATCGCCGCGCCCGTCGAGCGCGTGTGGGCCGTGCTCACCGAGCCGGAGCACGTCGGCTCGTGGTTCGGCCAGGGCGAGCCCGCACCCGTCGACCTGCGGCCGGGCGGGATCATGGAGCTCGACCACGGTGAGTACGGCCAGTTCCTGACCAAGATCGTGAAGGTGGACCCGCCGCACCACTTCTCGTACCGCTGGGCCAGCGCCCACCCCGGCGAGGTGGCGGTCGAGGGCAACTCCACCCTCGTCGAATTCACCCTCACCGAGGAGGGCGACGGCACCCACCTGCGCGTGGTGGAGAGCGGGTTCGCCGGCCTCCGCATCCCCGAGGACCGCAAGAAGACCGCCGGATACGAGAGCCACGCCGCGGGCTGGTCCGGCCAGGTGGAGAACATCCGGCGGTACGCGGAGCAGCTCGCGACATGA
- the nirD gene encoding nitrite reductase small subunit NirD, with product MTTALTPLARPVTTAPAGTAVTVEIRCPQGWVPVCTLDDLAPGRGVAALLPDGTQAALFVDRAGRAYAIANRDPFTGAQVLSRGLTGSADGRAFVASPLLKQRFDLASGACLDDPSVSVPAYPVRTRGGADDA from the coding sequence ATGACCACCGCACTCACTCCCCTCGCCCGCCCCGTCACCACCGCCCCGGCAGGCACCGCCGTCACGGTCGAGATCCGCTGCCCCCAGGGCTGGGTCCCGGTGTGCACCCTGGACGACCTCGCCCCGGGCCGCGGAGTCGCCGCCCTCCTCCCGGACGGCACCCAGGCCGCACTGTTCGTCGACCGCGCCGGCCGGGCGTACGCGATCGCCAACCGCGACCCGTTCACCGGCGCCCAGGTCCTCTCCCGCGGCCTGACCGGCTCGGCCGACGGCCGGGCGTTCGTGGCGTCACCGCTGCTCAAACAGCGTTTCGACCTGGCGTCGGGGGCCTGCCTGGACGACCCGTCGGTCTCGGTGCCGGCCTATCCCGTACGGACGCGGGGCGGGGCGGACGACGCCTGA
- the nirB gene encoding nitrite reductase large subunit NirB: MTSMPPHPDATPDAAPGTPTLVLVGHGMVGQRFLEELAERGVTGRARVVVLCEEPRPAYDRVQLTSYFAGRTPDDLSLTDPDFLARHGIELHLGDPAAAVDRAARTVTARSGLTVRYDALVLATGSYPFVPPVPGKDSAGCFVYRTIEDLLAIEEYAKNARTGVVVGGGLLGLEAAGALKGLGLRTHIVEFSPRLMALQVDEGGGRALRRTVEGMGLEVHTGVGGKEIVADGTGAVTAMGLSDDSRIDTDLVVFSAGVRPRDQLARDCGLPVGERGGIAVDERCRTDDPAVYAIGECALAPDGRVYGLVAPGYDMARVAAEALAERFVPGPGTGAGAVFTGADLSTKLKLLGVDVASFGDAHGTTDGCLDVVYADSRSGVYKKLVIGAAGELLGGVLVGDAEAYGMLRPLTGTVPPLAPEQLVLPAGVAAEGGGGLGPSALPDDAVLCNCHNVTKGTVRAAVTEHSCGTLPEIKKCTRAGTGCGSCVKSLTAVMNDELAASGVTVDTGLCGCFGHTRAELYEIVRTLRLTSFAALLDSHGRPEARNGEGCEICKPTVGSIIASLAPSVGADGYVLDGEQAALQDTNDHFLANLQRNGSYSIVPRVPGGEITPEKLIVIGEVARDFGLYTKITGGQRIDLFGARVDQLPQVWARLVAAGFESGHAYGKALRTVKSCVGQTWCRYGVQDSVRMAIELELRYRGLRSPHKLKSAVSGCARECAEARGKDFGVIATSQGWNLYVGGNGGADPRHADLLAQDLDDTGLIRLIDRFLMFYIRTADRLERTSAWLERIEGGLDHVRDVVVHDSLGLCDELETLMAAHVTHYRDEWAETLADPERLARFVSFVNAPDAPDPSVRFVPERDQVKPDLTLLAGPTLPVRTLEGTSV, from the coding sequence ATGACCTCGATGCCGCCGCACCCCGATGCCACGCCGGACGCCGCCCCCGGCACCCCCACCCTCGTCCTCGTCGGCCACGGCATGGTCGGCCAGCGCTTCCTGGAGGAGCTGGCCGAGCGCGGTGTGACCGGGCGGGCACGGGTGGTCGTGCTGTGCGAGGAGCCCCGGCCGGCGTACGACCGCGTCCAGCTCACGTCGTACTTCGCCGGCCGCACCCCGGACGACCTGAGCCTGACCGATCCGGACTTCCTGGCCCGGCACGGCATCGAACTGCACCTCGGCGACCCGGCCGCGGCCGTGGACCGCGCGGCCCGCACGGTCACCGCCCGCAGCGGCCTGACCGTCCGCTACGACGCGCTGGTGCTGGCCACCGGCTCGTACCCGTTCGTGCCGCCGGTGCCGGGGAAGGACAGCGCGGGCTGTTTCGTCTACCGCACCATCGAGGACCTGCTCGCGATCGAGGAGTACGCGAAGAACGCCCGCACCGGTGTGGTGGTCGGCGGCGGGCTGCTCGGCCTGGAGGCGGCCGGGGCGCTCAAGGGGCTCGGGCTGCGCACCCACATCGTGGAGTTCAGCCCGCGGCTGATGGCCCTCCAGGTCGACGAGGGCGGCGGCCGGGCGCTGCGCCGCACCGTCGAGGGGATGGGGCTGGAGGTGCACACCGGCGTCGGCGGCAAGGAGATCGTCGCGGACGGGACGGGCGCGGTCACGGCCATGGGTCTGTCCGACGACTCCCGTATCGACACCGACCTCGTCGTCTTCTCGGCCGGTGTCCGCCCCCGCGACCAGCTCGCCCGGGACTGCGGGCTGCCGGTCGGCGAGCGGGGCGGCATCGCCGTCGACGAGCGCTGCCGCACCGACGACCCCGCCGTCTACGCGATCGGCGAGTGCGCGCTGGCCCCGGACGGCCGGGTCTACGGCCTGGTCGCCCCGGGCTACGACATGGCCCGGGTCGCGGCCGAGGCCCTCGCCGAGCGGTTCGTCCCCGGCCCCGGCACCGGGGCGGGCGCCGTCTTCACCGGCGCTGACCTGTCCACCAAGCTGAAGCTGCTCGGCGTGGACGTCGCGTCCTTCGGCGATGCGCACGGCACCACCGACGGCTGCCTGGACGTGGTCTACGCCGACTCCCGCAGCGGCGTCTACAAGAAGCTGGTGATCGGCGCCGCCGGGGAGCTGCTGGGCGGCGTACTGGTCGGGGACGCCGAGGCGTACGGGATGCTGCGGCCGCTGACCGGCACCGTTCCGCCGCTGGCACCCGAGCAGTTGGTGCTGCCCGCCGGGGTCGCGGCCGAGGGCGGCGGCGGGCTCGGCCCGTCCGCGCTGCCGGACGACGCGGTGCTGTGCAACTGCCACAACGTGACCAAGGGGACGGTACGGGCCGCGGTCACCGAGCACTCCTGCGGCACCCTCCCCGAGATCAAGAAGTGCACCAGGGCCGGTACCGGCTGCGGCAGTTGCGTGAAGTCGCTGACCGCCGTGATGAACGACGAGCTGGCCGCGTCCGGCGTCACCGTCGACACCGGCCTGTGCGGCTGCTTCGGGCACACCCGCGCCGAGCTCTACGAGATCGTGCGGACGCTGCGGCTGACGTCGTTCGCCGCGCTGCTGGACTCGCACGGCCGCCCGGAGGCCAGGAACGGCGAGGGCTGCGAGATCTGCAAGCCCACCGTCGGCTCGATCATCGCCTCCCTCGCGCCCAGCGTGGGCGCCGACGGCTATGTCCTCGACGGGGAGCAGGCCGCCCTCCAGGACACCAACGACCACTTCCTCGCCAACCTCCAGCGCAACGGCTCGTACTCGATCGTGCCGCGCGTCCCCGGCGGGGAGATCACGCCGGAGAAGCTGATCGTGATCGGCGAGGTGGCCCGCGACTTCGGCCTCTACACCAAGATCACCGGCGGTCAGCGGATCGACCTGTTCGGCGCCCGGGTCGACCAGCTCCCGCAGGTGTGGGCCCGGCTGGTGGCGGCCGGCTTCGAGTCGGGGCACGCGTACGGCAAGGCGCTGCGCACCGTGAAGTCGTGCGTGGGACAGACCTGGTGCCGCTACGGCGTGCAGGACTCGGTCCGGATGGCCATCGAACTGGAGCTGCGCTACCGGGGCCTGCGCTCCCCGCACAAGCTGAAGTCCGCGGTCTCCGGCTGTGCGCGGGAGTGCGCGGAGGCCCGGGGCAAGGACTTCGGCGTCATCGCCACCTCCCAGGGCTGGAACCTGTACGTGGGCGGAAACGGCGGCGCGGACCCGCGCCACGCCGACCTGCTCGCCCAGGACCTCGACGACACCGGGCTGATCCGCCTGATCGACCGCTTCCTGATGTTCTACATCCGCACCGCCGACCGCCTGGAGCGCACCTCCGCCTGGCTGGAGCGGATCGAGGGCGGCCTCGACCACGTACGGGACGTCGTCGTGCACGACTCCCTGGGGCTGTGCGACGAGCTGGAGACCCTGATGGCCGCCCATGTCACCCACTACCGCGACGAGTGGGCCGAGACCCTCGCCGACCCCGAACGGCTCGCCCGCTTCGTCTCGTTCGTCAACGCGCCCGACGCGCCGGACCCGTCGGTCCGCTTCGTACCGGAGCGCGACCAGGTCAAGCCGGATCTGACGCTGCTGGCCGGGCCGACCCTGCCCGTTCGCACCCTGGAAGGGACCTCCGTCTGA
- a CDS encoding glycoside hydrolase: MKPHLPKTTGRRRRGTRVLAVSLALGATAVGLTGCDSASAGTLEGSRLSLPVAGGTAVVDTASLAVNARTDDGRQLVLSAAAGRGLGKPGPVTRTADGAHWSYPGKGLKVTASSERGRLRIRLRAERDGSVSWPVTGTDRSASAVQVPRGEGLDIPVKDAFWNAGPEKGGLAGSTVDMGEALSMPLWGYSLGRAGGKGGHGVSYLTPTDLGTSLTFASTGGRLRTTAEHAFDAGEGTRDYEVSFALTDGNPVASAADYRSYLAQHGQLGRLREKIERNPANGKLLGAFHAYVWGDARTAAGVDKLKKLGVDRMWLGYDADSDPMKARAVRAAEKAGYLVGPYDTFDNGQDPKGADTPTSVWPDRVYPDFCVRKADGTPETGFHGRGCYLSSRAFEKAEPAKHYLADRTRTMVANGADSYFLDVDATGEVFRDHTKGHEMTKAGDRTNRLARMRRLSENLVLGSESAQAWANKVIAYNHGALTPVDDGLWKLEKDRQTWGGYYPEKAPATFFKPVRLPGRMATAMYDPTYRAPLYETALHGSLVNVERWELSYDKLPAQKTTRALLAMLYNTPLNYVLDGPTIDRNGPELAALQKYFSPLHRAAGTEQLTSFRWLTGDRTVQRTVFGNNKLTVTANFGTKTVAGLPGRCVDAELPGDQQPRRLCPGRLSG, from the coding sequence ATGAAACCCCACCTGCCCAAGACCACCGGGCGACGCCGGCGCGGTACCCGGGTCCTCGCTGTTTCCCTCGCGCTCGGCGCGACCGCCGTCGGACTCACCGGATGTGACAGTGCCTCGGCCGGCACCCTGGAGGGCAGTCGCCTCTCGCTTCCGGTCGCGGGTGGCACGGCCGTCGTCGACACCGCCTCGCTGGCCGTGAACGCGCGGACCGACGACGGGCGGCAGCTGGTGCTGTCGGCCGCGGCCGGCCGCGGGCTCGGGAAGCCGGGGCCGGTGACCCGTACGGCCGACGGGGCGCACTGGAGCTACCCCGGCAAGGGGTTGAAGGTGACGGCGAGTTCGGAGCGCGGGCGGCTGCGGATCAGGCTGCGGGCGGAGCGTGACGGGTCGGTGAGCTGGCCGGTGACCGGTACCGACCGGTCCGCCTCGGCCGTGCAGGTGCCGCGCGGCGAGGGGCTGGACATCCCGGTGAAGGACGCCTTCTGGAACGCCGGTCCCGAGAAGGGCGGGCTGGCCGGCAGCACCGTCGACATGGGCGAGGCCCTCTCGATGCCGCTGTGGGGCTACTCCCTGGGCAGGGCCGGCGGCAAGGGCGGGCACGGCGTCAGCTACCTCACCCCCACCGACCTCGGCACCTCGCTGACGTTCGCCTCCACCGGCGGCCGGCTGCGCACCACCGCCGAGCACGCCTTCGACGCCGGTGAGGGCACCCGCGACTACGAGGTCTCCTTCGCCCTGACCGACGGCAACCCGGTCGCCTCCGCCGCCGACTACCGCTCCTACCTCGCGCAGCACGGCCAACTCGGCCGCCTGCGCGAGAAGATCGAGCGGAACCCGGCCAACGGCAAGCTGCTCGGCGCGTTCCACGCCTATGTGTGGGGCGATGCGCGGACCGCCGCCGGGGTGGACAAGCTGAAGAAGCTGGGCGTGGACCGGATGTGGCTCGGTTACGACGCCGACTCCGACCCGATGAAGGCGCGGGCGGTGCGGGCCGCCGAGAAGGCGGGCTACCTCGTCGGCCCGTACGACACCTTCGACAACGGCCAGGACCCCAAGGGCGCCGACACCCCCACCTCCGTCTGGCCGGACCGGGTCTACCCCGACTTCTGCGTCCGCAAGGCCGACGGCACCCCGGAGACCGGCTTCCACGGCCGCGGCTGCTACCTCAGCTCGCGCGCCTTCGAGAAGGCCGAGCCGGCCAAGCACTACCTGGCCGACCGCACCCGCACGATGGTCGCCAACGGCGCGGACAGCTACTTCCTCGACGTGGACGCGACCGGAGAGGTGTTCCGCGACCACACCAAGGGCCACGAGATGACCAAGGCCGGCGACCGCACGAACCGCCTGGCGCGGATGCGGCGGCTGTCGGAGAACCTCGTCCTCGGCTCGGAGAGCGCCCAGGCGTGGGCCAACAAGGTGATCGCCTACAACCACGGCGCGCTCACCCCGGTCGACGACGGCCTGTGGAAGCTGGAGAAGGACCGGCAGACGTGGGGCGGCTACTACCCGGAGAAGGCTCCCGCCACCTTCTTCAAGCCGGTCCGGCTGCCCGGCCGGATGGCCACCGCCATGTACGACCCCACGTACCGCGCGCCGCTCTACGAGACCGCCCTGCACGGCTCGCTGGTCAACGTGGAGCGCTGGGAACTGTCGTACGACAAGCTGCCGGCCCAGAAGACCACCAGGGCACTGCTGGCGATGCTCTACAACACCCCGCTCAACTACGTCCTCGACGGCCCGACGATCGACAGGAACGGGCCCGAGCTGGCCGCCCTGCAGAAGTACTTCTCGCCGCTGCACCGCGCGGCGGGCACCGAGCAGCTGACCTCGTTCCGGTGGCTGACCGGCGACCGCACCGTCCAGCGGACGGTCTTCGGCAACAACAAGCTGACCGTGACCGCCAACTTCGGCACCAAGACCGTGGCCGGCCTGCCGGGCCGCTGCGTGGACGCCGAGCTGCCCGGCGACCAGCAGCCGCGACGGCTTTGTCCGGGGCGGTTGAGTGGCTGA
- a CDS encoding zinc-binding dehydrogenase, translating into MGEVGVIGKPVPEPGPTDVVVRTTAAMVCTSDVHTMRGAIPVAPDVTLGHEAVGVVHALGSAVEGLAVGERVAVGGVTPCFQCESCQRGFSSQCQGRMLGGARFTTQRDGNLAEYFLVNNARANLAPIPASLSDHQALYATDMLSTGFVAAEHAELALGETVAVFAQGAVGLSATIGCRLRGAGLIIAVESVPARQELARRFGADLIVDHTRCDPVERIMELTDGQGVDAAIEALGAPQTWEAAFRVTKPGGRISNVGYHGEVHEPLRIPLEPFGHGMSDKQVYAGFNRGGRGWLRRIFRLLETGKVDPTPMTTHEFGFDEIERAFALMASKADGIIKPLIHFDVGAEGAEGA; encoded by the coding sequence GTGGGTGAGGTCGGCGTCATCGGGAAGCCGGTCCCCGAACCCGGACCCACCGACGTGGTGGTGCGGACCACCGCGGCCATGGTGTGCACCAGCGATGTGCACACCATGCGGGGCGCGATCCCGGTCGCGCCGGATGTGACGCTGGGGCACGAGGCGGTCGGAGTGGTCCACGCGCTGGGCTCGGCCGTCGAGGGGCTGGCCGTGGGGGAGCGGGTCGCGGTGGGCGGGGTCACGCCCTGTTTCCAGTGCGAGTCCTGCCAGCGGGGGTTCTCCTCGCAGTGCCAGGGGCGGATGCTGGGCGGTGCCAGGTTCACCACACAGCGGGACGGGAATCTCGCCGAGTACTTCCTCGTCAACAACGCCCGGGCCAACCTGGCCCCGATCCCCGCGTCGCTCTCCGACCACCAGGCCCTGTACGCCACGGACATGCTCTCCACCGGCTTCGTCGCCGCCGAGCACGCGGAACTCGCCCTCGGTGAGACCGTGGCGGTCTTCGCCCAGGGCGCGGTGGGGCTCTCGGCGACGATCGGCTGCCGGCTCCGCGGCGCGGGCCTGATCATCGCCGTCGAGTCCGTGCCCGCCCGTCAGGAACTCGCCCGCCGCTTCGGCGCCGATCTGATCGTCGACCACACGCGGTGCGATCCGGTCGAGCGGATCATGGAGCTGACGGACGGCCAGGGTGTCGACGCCGCCATCGAGGCGCTCGGCGCCCCGCAGACCTGGGAGGCGGCCTTCCGGGTCACCAAGCCGGGAGGCCGTATCTCCAACGTCGGCTACCACGGCGAGGTGCACGAGCCGCTGCGCATCCCCCTGGAGCCGTTCGGCCACGGCATGTCCGACAAGCAGGTCTACGCGGGCTTCAACCGTGGGGGCCGGGGGTGGCTCCGGCGGATCTTCCGGCTGCTGGAGACCGGGAAGGTCGACCCCACGCCGATGACCACGCACGAGTTCGGCTTCGACGAGATCGAGCGTGCCTTCGCCCTCATGGCCTCGAAAGCGGACGGAATCATCAAGCCGCTGATCCACTTCGATGTCGGTGCGGAGGGTGCGGAGGGTGCGTAG
- a CDS encoding DUF7196 family protein: MGCNCGGGARPTVIIYQLNLPDGTVRQYYTWQEADAANQRAGGIGTILVLNQ, from the coding sequence ATGGGCTGCAATTGCGGCGGCGGTGCCCGCCCGACCGTCATCATCTACCAGCTGAACCTGCCCGACGGCACCGTGCGCCAGTACTACACCTGGCAGGAGGCCGACGCGGCCAACCAGCGCGCGGGCGGCATCGGCACCATCCTCGTCCTCAATCAGTGA